A region of the Acinetobacter defluvii genome:
ATTCATCAAAACCTTTCTTAAATTCTTTAATGGTTTTGAGCACATGTACACTGATTGAGATCGTCTGATTCGATTTCTCGTATGCTAATGCTTGTTGCCATGCTTCATTTTCAGTGAGCCAATGTGAACCTTGTAAACACCAAATCTTAAAATCTTGAATACATGGTGGCCATGGTTCATGGAGCATACGGTTATACCCATTTTCCAGCTGCTGAACTGTCAATCCTGAAAAGTCCTCAATCATTGCCTGTTCAAGATCAGCTTCATCAACTGCTGCCCAAAAATCTGTAAATTTCTTACCGTAACGAATACGCATTTTGTCAATTAAACGACGTGCTTCAGTAATGGTGAACTCACGCATGACCCACCTCCTCAATCAGAAAGCTCTTTGGGGGTTCAGGTACCACATCAATAATTGATGATTCCTGATGTTGTTCTTCACGGACTTTTTGACCATAACGCAACCAACGATTTACATTTTCCTGTTTAGCTTGGTATGCAGATGGTGTTTGGATAGGTTTATTTCGTCCTGATTGCTCAGTGACGCTATTTTTCGCCTTTCGGTTGATAAGTTTATGCTTGTTGTTGTTTACCCATGTCAGAAACGCTACAGCCCACTTCTGTGCTGTCTTGAAAGATTGCTTACCGTAATCATTCGGTGATGCAAACCAATCTCCAAATTCATCAAACAAGTTTTCAAGATCGTGTTGATCAAGATCAGGGTGTCTAGGTTTAGACAATTCGATGAAATCAGATTTCAATGTTGAATATTTCTGACCAAGTTCGATCACTGAGATTTTTGCAAGATCAAAATTGTGGTACTGAACAAATTGAACTGGCGGTAGTGAAATTTTTTCTTCGTGCGTATTACTACTACGTTCTATTGGTTGTTCTATTGGTTGTTCTTGGTAGTTAGTATGACCCTGCGTCACTGCTTTTTGCACCAGAGTCACTGGTTGTTGCGTGAGAGTCACTGGTTGTTGCGTGAGAGTCACTGGTTCACTGTCGTCAGAGTCACTGGTATTGTTACCAGAGTCACTGCTTTTATTATCCGAGTAGTGACCCTGAGTCACTGCTTTTGTGAGACTTTCCACATCAAAACGGTAATAAGATCGACGACCATTTGAACGATCTACAACCAATATTCCTAAATTTTCGATGTGTTTAATGTGTAAACCCACTGCTCGATTTGATAGTCCTGTATCGTCCATGAGCGTTTGAATAGATGGATAACATTCACCAGTTTCATAATCAGCGTATGTAGCCAAAGTGATTGCCACTAACTTGGTTGTTGGTGGCATCGAGATTTGACGTACAGCTTTTACAAAGTTGAAATTGCTCATACCACCTCGCTAAATAAATCTTGTTGATTTTCAGCTTGTGGATTAATCCAAAGCACTTCCTCACGTTGAACGGAACCTGACTGGCCAGCAGCGGCAACAGACTTTTTAATTTTTTTCCACTTCAATGCTTCATAAATTGGATGTTCATATCCACATAGAATCACCATGCCTTTACAGTGTAATTCATCATGTGATTTTGCTGAAAACTTATCCTTGATTGCCTGTAAGCGTTCAGCTTCAGGCAATTGGATAATGTCAGTTAGGGCGAGAATTGAGGTGTTATCGATCATGACTGCACCTCATTTTTAAAATGAGAAATTACAGCCTGAATCACGTTTTTTTGACGTTCGTATATGTGGTTAGGCTTTTTAAAACCGCCATCGTAATACCAATCATCACAGAAAATTTTAGACATCGTTTCATAAGCATCTGAATCAATCATACAAGACAATTCACCGATATCTCTAAACTCATGTTCTTTTAATTCTTCATACAATTCACGAAGTTCGTCTTTAGAAATAGTATTGTTGCGGGCAAGTTTGATCATCCAAAGCATGTCATTTTTTATAATGCATTCAAAAAGTTCATTACCACTTTCAACATCAATATTTTGGGCTGTTTGGAAAAGCTTATTTATTAAATAGCTAGGGTCGAGTCTTGCAATAAATTGCTCAAAAGTTTCTGTGCCACAGTTTGAAAAGAAATATGAGCCAATATAATCATCGCTAATATTTACTGTGATACGCCCACCACAATCTGAATAAGCGTTATTTGGCTCGATATAAACGAAAGCCCAATCGCCATTGTATTCACCAAGCTTGGTGAGAGTGATTTTTTCAATCATGCTGTCACCTTCTTGATTTGCTTATTCATGCAAATTGAATAAACTTTTTTACACTGATCAACATCAAACATTCCGATATGGCAGTCATTTGGATGAACATTCATTACTTCAGCCAAAGCTTTATAGGCTTCTTTGCGCTTCATATGTCCATCACGCCACAACGGATCAAACGCTTGATGTGCTATAGACTTCCATTTTCTAAGTTCAGCATTTGCTAATCGACCAAGCGAATTTTTAGTACCAGGATGACAACCAACATAGGCATCACAAGGCTCACATTGGTAGAACCATTTATGTGACAGGTCAGGTCTATGAGGATAAATGGCTGTGCCATCTACTCCATCAGACTCTTTGTTGCAGTATGGACAGATTGGATTTTTCATACAGCACCACCTTTAACAACCTTAAATTCAACAACCCATACCCATGGATTTGCAGCCCAAGAATCTGCACCGTTTATTGCTTCCCATAACTGCATAAATTTAGGCTTTTTGCAGTCACGTAAGATTGGTGATCCAACACCTTCTTTTAAACAGTCTGATTCAGATATGTCTTGAAGTCGTTCTACACGAATATTTGTGATTTCGAGCAAAATACGTGATGCCCAACGTGGCATGTGAATTGATGGTTTCCAGTTGCCTTCTTTACCCTCAAGAAGATCGTCAGCCCATGCTGCAAATGAATATTTTTCTAATCGTGGATCGTCGTAATTAATTAATCCATCTTCATCTTGAAAACTTTCATTTTCTACAACACGTGTAACTTCACAATCAGCTTTATAAGCAAGTGCTATTTCACCGTATAAATTTACAGTTGACCAAGTTTCACGCACCCAAAGATGATCACCTATTTTTCCGTATGGGCAATGAATTGGTAAATCCTCAATTTTAGGAAGCAATAATCCATTGAATTTTTTACTTAACCACTTTCCATCCAAATTACTCTGCAAGGTTTTACCTTCAGGTTGTGGATTTATTACACGACGAGTCTGAGTCTTGCGACTTTCCAAAATTGCAGTGACCATTGGAGCACTAAATAGAATCGGACGTTCTTTCATGGTTGCACCTCCACCACTGCACCACCATGTTCATGTAAGCAAATCTGAACACCGTTTGGGCAGGTACAGTATTTTTTAGAGATTACGCAATAAGCCATTTCAACCGACTTATCTTCCCCATCAGCAGCTAAATCAATACCAATGCAATACGCACTATCAGGTGCACCGCCCAATTCAAACTCACGTTTTTCAATTTGCTGAATCAAACAGTGATGGCACTGCTCCCCTTTAAATTCTGGACATTTGCCAGCGCACTTATGTTCTGTTAAATTACTCATGTTCATTTACCTGAATGTTGATGAATACTAGAAGCTCGATCTGATACATCGGGCTTTTTTAATGCCTGCCAAAAACTTTTTAAATTTCTGCATACATTCGTGAATACGCTTGTAGACGTTGTATTCTTTGATTTTTCTACATGCTCAGATGATGATTGACCTGTCTCCAGTTCGATCTTTTTATCTATGGCATCTCTTAACCACTTCGCACGATCACTACCTTGGCTTTCAGCCAAAGTATCAATGATCTCTTGGACTTCCAGCGGTACACGTGTTGACATGGGTGCCAACAGTTTTTTGCTGAATACAAACATTATTTTTGTTTCCATAGGTTCACCTATTGAATTCGTTCAGGCTCTCTTAGTTCAATCCAAATGTCCTGATAATCTTCTGGGAAAAGGTCTTTACGTGTGCAGATTCCACGATCTTCCGCAATCACAGCTAGGCGGATTTTTCTGTCAGTTGGAATAGCTTTCCAACCACTCACTGAAGGTCCTGTGATACCTAAAAGCCGTGCAACTGCATTACATCCACCAAGGGCTTCTATAAGTTGGTTGTCATTCATGTTGCTCTCCTATAACAAAAGCAATTATTAGGCATTCCTTATAAATAATCAATAGGCACACCTAATTTTATTCATGTTAGGATTTCCTAATGATTTGAGAGTTATTTATGAAGACACTTGCTGAAAGACTGAAATATGCAATGGAAGTTTTACCACCTAAAAAAATTAAGGGTGTAGAACTTGCTCGTGCTGTTGGTGTTAAGCCACCATCTGTAAGTGACTGGCTTTCTGGTAAATCAAAAACAATGGAAGGTGAAAATCTTCTACGTGCTGCACATCACTTGAATGTAAATCCTATTTGGCTCGCAACTGGCAAAGGTTCACCTAAACCAGATGGTGAAATTAATCCTCAATTCACCCAAGTAAATGAATGGGATAGTAATACTTCAGTAGATGATGACGAAGTAGAAATTCCATTTTTCAAAGATTTTTCTTTTGCTTGTGGTGATGGTTCATTTAATGAAGCTATTGCTAATGAAAGACGTAAATTAAGAATGTCCAAAGCGACTTTACGTAACTTAGCAATCACAGAATCTAATGCAGTTGCAGCAACTGCATCAGGTGACTCAATGACACCAACCATTAATGATGGCGATACAATCCACATTGATCTTGGTCGCAAAGAGGTTAAAGATGGTCGTATCTATGTGATTTGTATAGGTGGGCTTCATTACTGCAAACGTTTATATAATCTACCCTTTGGTGGAATCCGATTGTTATCTGATAATTCAGAAGAATATAAAGAAATTGAACTAACAGCAGAAGAAAGAGTCTCTCAACAATTTGAAATTATTGGTTGGGTTTGGCAGATTTCAAAATTAGAAAAATGGTAATTGCAATTAATTAAATTGTAAGGTGGATCATGAAAAAAAGTATAACTTTGCTTTTTCTTATGCTTTTTTCATTTCAAGCATTTGCGGATCGTTATGGTGTTTATGATGATGATTATGTATCTTCAGGAAATGATTTTTTAAGTGCAATTATCCTTACAATCGTATTGGGCATAGTAATATTTTTAATTAGCATCAAAATTATTGTTAGGATATTGAATCTACTCCAATTATTAATAATTAAACATGATCATTATCAAAATCGTAAATTATTGAAATTAGAAATAAAAAATAATATTAAAAAACTAATTAAAGATGAAGTAAGGGAGCGAACAAGCCATCGCCCAAAAACAAAGTTTTGCTACATACTTTCAATGAGTTTGATTTTTCCATTATTTTTTATACTAAAATTTTTTAGTGAAAACATATTTTTAGGCTTCATATTGACGGCTTTTTATTCATTCTTGGTTGGCGTTATCATTCACTTAATCTATTTTTCATTTCTTCATATAAAAGCATATTCTTGTGCTTATAAAAAATATAAACAATTCAATAAGCTACCTAACGATATTGAAAAATTAACTTTAATAAAAAAAATTATAGATTCTTTTTTATAGACTAAACACTTAACAATCATAGCCTGCATTAATGCAGGTTTTTTTTATCAAATACAAAAAAATTAGGTAATCCTAAAAATAAATTAGGAATGCCTATTGACTAAATAATTAGGTTTGCCTAATATTTAAATCACCAACAACAACCAAACTTGGTGAATCTTATGTCTACCAAACCAACCAACGCACAGCAATTTGTTGCTGACTTAGGTGCAGGAACCTTTGCTAACCAATTAGGTGCAGCTATCAGCATGGTTTCTCAAGGTGCTGTTCAGCACAACAAAAAAGGTCAAATCAAAATCACGCTTGATATTGCTCGTATCGGTGATTCAAGCCAGGTCGAAATTGCACACACACTCGCTTTTGTTGAACCAACAGCAAAAGGTAAACGTGCAGAGGACACCACCTCAAAAACTCCAATGCATTTGAATGCTGGTGGTGATGTCACTTTGTTCGCCAACCATACAAGCCAATTATTCACTGAAGACGCTTAAACAGCCCCCTTCTCATTACAACAATTTTACCAACCATCCATAAGGTATTGAAAATGGAAAACTATGCTAAAGAAATCGTTGAACTTGCGTTACCTGTAAATGATTTATCTCGTGGTCAACTTGTTGCTATTCACGAAAATTTCAAAGTTCATGATTTAGAACAATTTCAAGCTGGTCGTAACCGTGCACGTGGTGTCTTGAAAACTCCATCTTTTGATGATTTTAAAAGTTATGTTTTAGGTAATACACAGTCTGAAAATTCTGTTCCTGAAGTAAAAGTTTATGCCCCTGTATTTGTTGACCACAAAAATGTATCTGCAACGGCAATTTTAAACTTCAAAGTTGTTGGATTGGCTCAAGGTCATTGTGACCATAAAGCGGTATTACAGCTTGAACCAACTGTAGTGTGGGAAAAGCTCAATCAACTTAAAGATAACAAACTCAATCAAAAGCGTTTTGCAACATTGCTTGAAGATTGGGCAAGTGTATTCGCTGCAACAAGTGAAACTGGTGAAACTATCCATATTGCGGAAGCAATTAATGCCGTTCGCAACATGAAAGTTGGCGCATCTTCAACGACTGACTCGTCAGTATCAAACATGCAAGAAACTCGCTCTGTCTTTGACAAAGTTGAAGCTTCTAGCACAGCAGGGAAATTACCAAGCTATTTTGAAATCATTGATCCAGCTTATGTTGGTCTTGATGACAAAACAATTCGTTTACGTCTTGTAGTAAACAGCTCAGATGGTGAGCCATCGTTTGCAC
Encoded here:
- a CDS encoding helix-turn-helix domain-containing protein, with product MSNFNFVKAVRQISMPPTTKLVAITLATYADYETGECYPSIQTLMDDTGLSNRAVGLHIKHIENLGILVVDRSNGRRSYYRFDVESLTKAVTQGHYSDNKSSDSGNNTSDSDDSEPVTLTQQPVTLTQQPVTLVQKAVTQGHTNYQEQPIEQPIERSSNTHEEKISLPPVQFVQYHNFDLAKISVIELGQKYSTLKSDFIELSKPRHPDLDQHDLENLFDEFGDWFASPNDYGKQSFKTAQKWAVAFLTWVNNNKHKLINRKAKNSVTEQSGRNKPIQTPSAYQAKQENVNRWLRYGQKVREEQHQESSIIDVVPEPPKSFLIEEVGHA
- a CDS encoding zinc-finger-containing protein, with product MKNPICPYCNKESDGVDGTAIYPHRPDLSHKWFYQCEPCDAYVGCHPGTKNSLGRLANAELRKWKSIAHQAFDPLWRDGHMKRKEAYKALAEVMNVHPNDCHIGMFDVDQCKKVYSICMNKQIKKVTA
- a CDS encoding Cro/CI family transcriptional regulator, with the translated sequence MNDNQLIEALGGCNAVARLLGITGPSVSGWKAIPTDRKIRLAVIAEDRGICTRKDLFPEDYQDIWIELREPERIQ
- a CDS encoding XRE family transcriptional regulator, coding for MKTLAERLKYAMEVLPPKKIKGVELARAVGVKPPSVSDWLSGKSKTMEGENLLRAAHHLNVNPIWLATGKGSPKPDGEINPQFTQVNEWDSNTSVDDDEVEIPFFKDFSFACGDGSFNEAIANERRKLRMSKATLRNLAITESNAVAATASGDSMTPTINDGDTIHIDLGRKEVKDGRIYVICIGGLHYCKRLYNLPFGGIRLLSDNSEEYKEIELTAEERVSQQFEIIGWVWQISKLEKW
- a CDS encoding DUF2303 family protein — its product is MENYAKEIVELALPVNDLSRGQLVAIHENFKVHDLEQFQAGRNRARGVLKTPSFDDFKSYVLGNTQSENSVPEVKVYAPVFVDHKNVSATAILNFKVVGLAQGHCDHKAVLQLEPTVVWEKLNQLKDNKLNQKRFATLLEDWASVFAATSETGETIHIAEAINAVRNMKVGASSTTDSSVSNMQETRSVFDKVEASSTAGKLPSYFEIIDPAYVGLDDKTIRLRLVVNSSDGEPSFALQIVKEELLRNEIIQEFKEKVIALLPENPVRIGAFSA